CACCCGGCTGGACCCCACACCCGGCTGGACCCCACACCCTGCTGGACCCTACACCCTGCTGGACCCTACACCCTGCTGGACCCCAAACCCGGCTGGACCTCACACCCGGCTGGACCCCACACCCTGCTGGACCCTACACCCTGCTGGACCTCACCTGGCTGgacccctcaccctgctggaCTCTACACCCTGCTGGACCCCACACCCGGCTGGACCCCACACCCGGCTGGACCCCACACCCTGCTGGACCCTACACCCTGCTGGACCTCACACCTGGCTGGACCCCACACCCTGCTGGACCCCGCACCCGGCTGGACCCCACACCCGGCTGGACGCCACACCCGGCTGGACCCCACACCCGGCTGGACCCCACACCCTGCTGGACCCCACACCCGGCTGGACCCCACACCCTGCTGGACCCCACACCCGGCTGGACCCCACACCCGGCTGGACCCCACACCCGGCTGGACCCCACACCCTGCTGGACCCTACACCCTGCTGGACCCCACACCCGGCTGGACCCCACACCCGGCTGGACCCCACACCCTGCTGGACCCTACACCCTGCTGGACCTCACACCTGGCTGGACCCCACACCCTGCTGGACCCCGCACCCGGCTGGACCCCACACCCGGCTGGACGCCACACCCGGCTGGACCCCACACCCGGCTGGACCCCACACCCTGCTGGACCCCACACCCGGCTGGACCCCACACccgggtggaccccacacccggctGGACCCTACACCCTGCTGGACCCCACACCCGGCTGGACCCCACACCCGGCTGGACCTCACACCTGGCTGGACCCCACACCCTGCTGGACCCCACACCCGGCTGGACCCCACACCCGGCTGGACCCCACACCCTGCTGGACCCCACACCCGGCTGGACGCCACACCCGGCTGGACCCCACACCCGGCTGGACCTCACACCTGGCTGGACCCCACACCCGGCTGGACCCCACACCCTGCTGGACCCCACACCCGGCTGGACCCCACACCCGGCTGGACCCCACACCCGGCTGGACCCCACACCCGGCTGGACCCCACACCCGGCTGGACCCCACACCCGGCTGGACCCCACACCCGGCTGGACCCCACACCCGGCTGGACCCCACACCCGGCTGGACCCCACACCCGGCTGGACCCTACACCCTGCTGGACCTCACACCCGGCTGGACCCCACACCCGGCTGGACCCCACACCCGGCTGGACCCTACACCCTGCTGGACCTCACACCCTGCTGGACCCCACACCCGGCTGGACCCCACACCCGGCTGGACCCCACACCCGGCTGGACCCTACACCCTGCTGGACCTCACACCCGGTTGGACCCCACACCCGGCTGGACCCCACACCTGGCTGGACCCTACACCTTGCTGGACCCTACACCCGGCTGGACCTCACACCCTGCTGGACCCCACACCCTGCTGGACCCCACACCCTGCTGGACCCTACACCCTGCTGGACCCTACACCCGGCTGGACCTCACACCCTGCTGGACCCAGGCAACACTTGCTCCAGTGGTCCCCGGCTTGACCCCAAGGCAACAGTTGCTCCAGTGGTACCAGGGTTGACCCCAGGTAACAGTTGTTCCAGTGATACCCAGCTTGACCCCAGGCAACACTTGCCCCAGTGGTAACCAGCTTGACCCCAGGCAACACTTGCTCCAGTGGTACCCTGCTTGACCCCAGGCAACAGTTGCTCCAGTGGTACCCGACTTGAACCCAGGAAACTGTTGATCCAGTGATATCAGGGTTGACCCCACGTAACAGTTGCTCCAGTGATACCCGGCTTGACCTCAGGTAACCATTGCTCGATTGGAACCCGGATTGACCCCCAGCAACTGTTGTTCCATTGGTACCCGACTTGACCTTGGCAAGTTCCTCCAGTGGTACACAGCTTGCCCCCCAGCAACCTTTCCTCCAGTACCACCAGTGGTACCCTGCTTGACCCCACCAACAGTTGCTCCCTCGCCACAATACTACCTGGCTGGACCCCAGGAATAGATGCTGCAGTGCCATCAGTGGTATACGCTTGACCCCCAACAACAGTTGCACCAATGGCATTAGTGGTACCCGGCTTGACCACAGCAACAGTTGCACCAATGGCATTAGTGGTACCCGGCTTGACCACAGCAACAGTTGCACCAATGGCATTAGTGGTACCCGGCTTGACCACAGCAACAGTTGCACCAATGGCATTAGTGGTACCCGGCTTGACCCCCAACAACAGTTGCACCAATGGCATTAGTGGTACCCGGCTTGACCACAGCAACAGTTGCTCTAGTGCTGTCAGTGGTACCTTGCTTGACCCGCTAGCAATAGTTGCTGCAGTGCCACCAGTGGTACCTAGCTTGACCTTTCCAGTGCCTTCTGTGGTACCTAGCTTGACCTTTCCAGTGCCTACAGTTGTACCCAGCTTCACCTTTCCAGTGCCACCTAGCTTCACCTTTCCAGTGCCTTCAGTGGTACCTAGCTTCACCTTTCCAGTGCCACCAGTGGTACCTAGCTTGACCTTTCCAGTGCCACCAGTGGTACCTAGCTTGACCTTTCCAGTGCCACCAGTGGTACCTAGCTTGACCTTTCCAATGGTACCTAGCTTGACCGTTCCAGTGCCTTCATTGGTACCTAGCTTGACTTTTCCAGTGCCTTTATTGGTACCTAGCTTGACCTTTCCAGTGCCTTCAGTGGTACCTAGCTTGATCTTTCCAGTGTCACCAGTGGTACCTAGCTTGATCTTTCCAGTGCCACCAGTGGTACCTAACTTGACCTTTCCAGTGTCACCAGTGGTCCCTAGCTTGATCTTTCCAGTGCCACCGGTGGTACCTAACTTGATCTTTCCAGTGCTTTCATTGGCACCTAGCTTGACCTTTTCAGTATCACCAGTGGTACCTAGCTTGATCTTTCCAGTGCCTCCATTGGTACCTAGTTTGACCTTTCCAGTGCCTTCATTGGTGCCTAGCTTGATCTTTCCAGTGCCTTTATTGGTACCTAGCTTGACCTTTCCAGTATCACCAGTGGTACCTAGCTTGATCTTTCCAGTGCCTTCAGTGGTACCTAGCTTGACTTTTCCAGTGCCTTTATTGGTACCTAGCTTGACCTTTCCAGTGCCTTCATTGGCACCTAGCTTGACCTTTCCAGTGTCACCAGTGGTATCTTGCTTGACCTTTCCAGTGTCACCAGTGGTACCTTGCTTGACCTTTCCAGTGTCACCAGTGGTACCTAGCTTGATATTTCCAGTGCCACCAGTAGCCgtgtaacactggtgacagtggtgcAACTTGCTGGGGTCAAGCCgtgtaacactggtgacagtggtaCAACTTGCTGGGGTCAAGCCgtgtaacactggtgacagtggtaCAACTTGCTGGGGTCAAGCCgtgtaacactggtgacagtggtaCAACTTGCTGGGGTCAAGCCgtgtaacactggtgacagtggtaCAACTTGCTGGGGTCAAGCCgtgtaacactggtgacagtggtaCAACTTGCTGGGGTCAAGCCgtgtaacactggtgacagtggtaCAACTTGCTGGGGTCAAGCCgtgtaacactggtgacagtggtaCAACTTGCATTGACAGCTCCACTAGTAATTGATTTTGGTACATTTATTACTTTGGTTGACGGAGAATATTTAGCATTGGCTGAAAACGCATTACAGAAATCAATTCCattattttagcaatattttggtatGTTGTTTCAAACATTCGTTTGTTTAGACAGGGTAaagttttttatataattatttgttTTTAAAAGCCTGAAGGGTTTGAATGGACAATCTTCATCGTATTGTATATAGTACTTATTAGCCATGACATCGCAATATATAAGACTTTATATTTTGAAATAAGTTGATTAAATGGTTTTAAAACCTGTGCTTTATAGATACCTTTTGTTCCACAGGTTCTTGTCTTTGAAACGGTTTTGAAAGTACTTCAAGAAGCATAATGTGGATTTAGCTATCATGAAACGACTGACCAATAGTTTGTATGTAATATATTCAGCATTGGACAAGTTAAAAGGTTTGAGTTtttgtatttaatgttaatttattaCTATTGATGTGAGGCTTCGAAAATCACAAGGCCGTCATCACTCAGCAAAAttttgctatcagaacaataacaaactgtctTTACAAAACACAaagcccctctgtttaaatctCTCAGCATGATGAACATATACTCATTCCATACATTCTTTTGTGCTATTTATATGTAGGAAACCTTGTTTATAAATGCTAATCCTGGTCTGAATCTCTTCCTTGaaataacagaacccatgagcaccacaacaGAAATAAATGTCTAATGTTTCTAATAATTCCTTAagtatgagagctacgctcgtggtgtcccatattGGAACTAGTGTCAGACTAAATCTTTGCAAACAttctatgcaaataaaaggacccagtctatggaactcactcactAATGCGTTTAAAAAATGTCCAATCTTTTGCTTTATTCAAAATTAAAACCAAAACCACCTAATTTCattctcatagtttcctaccttgtgctccaAACTCATACTGTATCATGCGAGTATGTATATAAGTAAAGtgaagtaaagtaaattttattcaggaaagtacatacatagttgatttacaaacataatgttggatttatagatagaggtggtggtggttagtacaTAGTACAGATAGTATAAGTAATAAGTAATTATAGTataagaggtagtacatacaatacctaaagccgctagtacgcatagcgtttcgggcaagatgaggtggggaaaaaacacttagactaaaacttaatagtaattaagcTTAAAATATAAATTTGCATTgggaaaaaataaaagataaaaaagggggaacatggtagaaaatagccaatatacaagttggtcaacaaacagcattgtttaaaaatagtaagacatgggttgacatttaggggtaggtcacatggagttaattaggtagtgcttagttttcatcttaaactggttgtgagaggtacagcctttgacatgattttggaggtcattccacattctgggtcccttgatttgtagagcatttctagtttgattaagtcgtactcttggaatatcaaataggtatttgtttcataTATGCTAATATATGCTATTCACTCACCCAATTTTAGTACTTAAGACTTGCAACTTCAGTATTATCAGTGCTATCAATTTATACTGTAGTTATTATTTGAACTCAAATTCtgctacaatgtatatatataatagtatacaAAAGTACACATAATGTACTTTTACTTGTATTTGttaaaacgctatgcgtattagtggccttGCAAGATATAATGCTCAAACACCAATGTTATTTAATCTCACAACCCAATATGTACctaattttaaataaataaataaataaataataacaccaCCCCACGGGTGCAGatagaagtgcagttgtcctgacagtgGGTGATGGCTTGtaatttcaagctcaacaagccacaatgtaaaactgagaacaggagatgttttttcacccacagggttataaactcatggaaccgcctacccgccgaagccgtaaatgcccctCAAAAAATTCCAATTTAAATTCCaattggaaaagatcatcagggcaaatgtggGGATCTTTAACAAGCTGCCGTCTGGATGTCCCTGTCGAGGTCACTAATGTTAGTAACCATCAGGTAAATATTGAGTGGGGGAGTCTGTATAAACAACACGGCTTCTACCCCACAGACCCAACTATCTGCCTTACTTCTTGCACTGGAATATGtacgtctccaaacttgatacattaactgTAAGTGATCTGTATCACTTGATATATTAATTGTAAGTCATTCTGTATCAACCTTATTTGCGCTCACCACACGAGCATATTACACAGCTGTAACTTTCTGATGTGCGAAGCTAAACATaattacaacaaaattattaatgatggtaacaagAGTCCATTCCaaatggattccatctcatgttggcttcCAAATACATGATAGAGCTGAGgacttagccaaagaatctgccttctgAGGAGGTGTTTATAACCTTGGTTTGGCTATAATTAGTCTGAAAGCAAtaatacaccaagaacttcaacaaaacctTGGAGATCTGAAATTTACACTAATAATTTCATTTATCATCACTATCGTGCAAGAAAGTCACACAGCTatagatcatccaataaaatcagctgaCTCCTAGATGTTACTACAGTTTGGCTTAGACTCTGCTATTCAAATGTATACTTAATTCTTTTGTgtccggggacaggcagccagagtgtgttCATACACTTTAGGCTTATATCACAGCTCGttctcctaatgtttcccaacgtcaggaaactgtcgtactaaagtgccctctcctaacctactacaggacccaaaacagaaaacgggacagtatatcAATTTCACGAGCTGCTACCATTTTCTAACAccccaatttttggccttagataAAGTATGCGTCAAAATGCAACGCTTTATTAGAACGGTTTGTATATCGAACCACCCCTTTCCCCCCcaagtcgaattactgaccccgcccaggatgcaaccccacaacacgctgactaactcgcctggcgttccgcgagcgctatgtcatgggttcgtatcctggccggggaggatttactgggcgcaattccttaactgtagcctctgtttaacgcaacagtaaaatgtgtacttggatgaaaaaacgattcttcgcggcaggggatcgtattccagggaccataggattaaggacttgcccgaaacgctacgcgtactagtggctgtacaagaatgtaacaactcttgtatatatatctcaaaaaaaaactcctgagtacctacttactgctaggtgaacagaggcattaggtgacaggaaatgcgtccaaccatttctgtcccgcccgggattcgaacccggaattctcgaatgtgagtcgagaacgaacccgactgatcCTGAATAAATCTCTGGTACGCCCTCACTTGGATTATTATTTACctatttacctgagagccactaatatTAGTAgcgtcgacgaggacaggaagccggcgggtcGTCGAAGGTATGTTAAGAGGATCATCCTTTGCCTTGATGATCAtcatttaccttgatgatcttttccaggtgtactttaaaagttaacagagttttgacatttacggcttcggcgggtaggcggttccatgggttaataaccctgtgggtgaaaaaacatctcctgttctcagtccaacattatggcttgttgagcttgaacccgttgcccCTAGTTTGTTACATCTGACATGTTGAAGACAttttccggatcaacatcctctaacttgttcagtattttaaaagtttcaataag
Above is a genomic segment from Procambarus clarkii isolate CNS0578487 chromosome 86, FALCON_Pclarkii_2.0, whole genome shotgun sequence containing:
- the LOC138358746 gene encoding putative per-hexamer repeat protein 5, giving the protein MIIKAKDDPLNIPSTTRRLPVLVDATNISGSQCYTATGGTGNIKLGTTGDTGKVKQGTTGDTGKVKQDTTGDTGKVKLGANEGTGKVKLGTNKGTGKVKLGTTEGTGKIKLGTTGDTGKVKLGTNKGTGKIKLGTNEGTGKVKLGTNGGTGKIKLGTTGDTEKVKLGANESTGKIKLGTTGGTGKIKLGTTGDTGKVKLGTTGGTGKIKLGTTGDTGKIKLGTTEGTGKVKLGTNKGTGKVKLGTNEGTGTVKLGTIGKVKLGTTGGTGKVKLGTTGGTGKVKLGTTGGTGKVKLGTTEGTGKVKLGGTGKVKLGTTVGTGKVKLGTTEGTGKVKLGTTGGTAATIASGSSKVPLTALEQLLLWSSRVPLMPLVQLLLGVKPGTTNAIGATVAVVKPGTTNAIGATVAVVKPGTTNAIGATVAVVKPGTTNAIGATVVGGQAYTTDGTAASIPGVQPARYKYNKTINDGNRVHFMGILSYVDLRMYDRADELAKESAFKGEIEYNLRLSIRSLRAIVHQEFQQNLVDLRQSVIDRQQ